Below is a genomic region from Billgrantia tianxiuensis.
CAGCGGCAGCGACCGCTCCTGGATCACCTGGCTGGCGCTGACACGATCCATGACGAAGGCATCGACACGCCCCAGGGCGGTATCCTGCTCGATATTGCTGTCGTAGGTGCGGATATCGATCTCGTCGGCATAGGGCAGCTCGCGCAGCAGCTGTTCGTAGTTCGAGCCGAGGTTGACGGCAACCCGCTTGCCTTTCAGGTCCTCTACGCCTTCAATCTCCTCGTTGCCTGCCCTGACGACCACTTGCGCACCGTCATAGACGTAGGGTTCGGTGAAGAGGTACTTCACCTCGCGCTCTTCGGTAATGGTGATCTGGTTGGCAATGGTGTCGATGCGCCCCGATTCGAGCATGCCGAACAGTCCCGAAAAATTGGCGGTCACGAAATCCACCTCGAGGCCCAGCTCTTCGCCAACCGCCTGCATGACCTCTACTTCGAAGCCCTTGAGCGTGTCCCGCTCGACGAAGGTGAAAGGAAAATAGCTGCCCGACATGCCCACCCTGAGCACGTCATCTTGGGCCTGAGCGCTTCCCGCGATAGCAAGAGCGCCGGAAAGAACCGCTGCAACAAGAACACGCGACGACATGGTCGACCTCCATAAATATCGATTCGTAATAGATACCGCTACTGTTATTCCACTTTAACAAAAGCGGGAGCGAATGGCTCCCACCTCTACCATTGAATTGATGCATGACTGCCATAGCGTAGCCGGGCAGTTGAAGGTCATGCACAGATTTGCTGCAAGAGGCTGTGGATAAGCTTTGGAAACCCGCTCCGGTAGCAGAGAATACGGGGCTTCGCCAGGCATGCTCATTTCTTAACCAGATTGCGACGATCCGCGCCGACGGGTGGCTGACAACCCCCCGGCCGTCACGGTAGAGTGCACGCTCAAAAGGGAGCCCATATGCAGCCGATCCACACGCTTCACGATTTCTTCGACCGCACCGGTGCCGAGGTTCGCCTCTATCACATGGGGCGCAGGGTCGAGCCGTGCTCGCTACGAACGTTGGCCGACCTGGAAAACGACACCAGCCCGTGGCCGTTACCCTGGCAGGGTCAGGCTCGCCTGGGCATCGTCTTTCGCCTTGGGGATCTCGCCGACCCGCTGATCTGGTTCCTCGCCCTGCCACTGGATGAACAGGGACAACTGGTTCCCGCCCCTCGCGACGCCTTCCTGCAACGCTTGCTCGTGACGCTGGGCCGTAACGTCGAGCGAGTGGGACATCACGCTTCGGACAGCGGCGAAATCGACAATCTGATGCACGACAACCCGCTGGCTTTCACGCCTTCGCTGCCTTTCCAAGCCATGCTGCATGCTCGTGCCACCCATGACACCGGCAATCCCGCCAGCCCCCATCTGGAACCGGTGGAAGCCTATCTCAGCGGCCAACAACAGGTGGACTGGCAGTTCTTGGGACTGCAAGGACTAGCCGATTTCGCCGTTCGCCTGGACGAGGAAGCCGCTAGCCTGCTGGCCTCGACGCTCCCCACCCTGCCCGACGAAGTGCTGCATTCGCTGTGCTACTGTCTAGAGCATGTCACCATACCCGCTGCGCTTGCGCACGCATTGCGCGACCGAGGCGAGCAAGCAGCAGCAGCGGGCCACCTGGAAACGCTGTGCGCCTGCGTCCGGGCCGTCGGCAGTGCCGAGAGGACGATCGCCGGCCCCTGGTTCGACTCGCTGCTCGATGACCCGGCCGCCTGCGGCCCCGACCTGTTGGCGGCCATTGCGGCGCGCGGCTGGGAGCACCTGGAAGACGGCCAGCGTCTGCCGCGTTTTCTCGAACGGCTGGCACAGCAGTCAAAGGCGGATTTTTCCAGCGCAGCGCGCGATCTGGCCTTGATACCGCGCCTTCGCCTGCCAGTCCTGGTGACGTTGCGCGAAGCGCGGCAGGATTCCGCTATCGGCCAACGCCTGGCCGGCCTGGCTCAATAAGTCCAGAAAGTAAGTAAGGAAAGCTGGAAAATAACGCGATGAAGGAACTGCCTTATATCCCCAAGGCCGTGATTGGTCGCCTCGAGATGGTCACCCTGCCCACCATCGGCATGACCGTCTGCGCCAAGATCGACACCGGGGCCTACACTTCGGCATTGCATGCCGAGGATATCGAGATCTTCGAAGAGGAGGGTCACCTCTGGGTCAGCTTCACCACCCGTAGCGGAGGGTTGGAGTCGCCACCTCACGTCTACCGTACCCACCTGCACGACCGGCGACGCGTGACGAGCTCCAACGGTCAGAAGGAGTGGCGCTACGTGATTCGCACGCCGATGCAGCTGGGCGAGCTGGAGGTGATGGTGGAGCTGACCCTCGCCGACCGCAGTGACATGCGCTATCCCATGCTGCTCGGCCGTCGCGCCCTGCGCCGCTTACTGGTGGCGCCCGGCGTCACCTTCCTGCATGGCGAACCCTGACGCCCCACCCGGCCCTACCGCCCCGGAGCCCTCCCGAATGCATATCGCGCTGCTATCCCGCAATCGCAACCTCTACTCCACGCGACGCCTGGTGGAAGCCGCGGAACAACGCGGCCACAAGGCCCGGGTGATCGACACCCTGCGCTGTTACATGAGCATTGCCGCCCACCACCCCTCGATCCACTACAAGGGTCAGGAAATCGAACGCTTCGATGCGGTCATACCGCGCATCGGCGCCTCGGTGACCTTCTACGGTTGCGCCGTGTTGCGCCAGTTCGAGATGATGGGCACCTACGTACTCAACGACTCGGTCGCCATTACCCGCTCGCGTGACAAGCTACGCTCACTGCAATTGCTCTCGCGCAAGGGATTGGGCCTGCCGATTACCGGCTTTGCCCATTCCCCGATGACATTCCCGACTTGATCACCATGGTCAAGGGCGCGCCTCTGGTCATCAAACTGCTGGAAGGCACTCAGGGCATCGGCGTGGTGCTGGCCGAGACCAACCAGGCCGCCGAGTCGGTGATCCAGGCCTTCATGGGCATGAAGGCCAACATCATGGTGCAGGAGTACATCAAGGAGGCCCGTGGCGCCGACATTCGTTGTTTCGTGATCGGCGACAAGGTGGTCGCTTCGATGAAGCGCCAGGCAGCCGAAGGCGAATTCCGCTCCA
It encodes:
- a CDS encoding DUF3549 family protein, whose amino-acid sequence is MQPIHTLHDFFDRTGAEVRLYHMGRRVEPCSLRTLADLENDTSPWPLPWQGQARLGIVFRLGDLADPLIWFLALPLDEQGQLVPAPRDAFLQRLLVTLGRNVERVGHHASDSGEIDNLMHDNPLAFTPSLPFQAMLHARATHDTGNPASPHLEPVEAYLSGQQQVDWQFLGLQGLADFAVRLDEEAASLLASTLPTLPDEVLHSLCYCLEHVTIPAALAHALRDRGEQAAAAGHLETLCACVRAVGSAERTIAGPWFDSLLDDPAACGPDLLAAIAARGWEHLEDGQRLPRFLERLAQQSKADFSSAARDLALIPRLRLPVLVTLREARQDSAIGQRLAGLAQ
- a CDS encoding ATP-dependent zinc protease codes for the protein MKELPYIPKAVIGRLEMVTLPTIGMTVCAKIDTGAYTSALHAEDIEIFEEEGHLWVSFTTRSGGLESPPHVYRTHLHDRRRVTSSNGQKEWRYVIRTPMQLGELEVMVELTLADRSDMRYPMLLGRRALRRLLVAPGVTFLHGEP
- a CDS encoding amino acid ABC transporter substrate-binding protein, which produces MSSRVLVAAVLSGALAIAGSAQAQDDVLRVGMSGSYFPFTFVERDTLKGFEVEVMQAVGEELGLEVDFVTANFSGLFGMLESGRIDTIANQITITEEREVKYLFTEPYVYDGAQVVVRAGNEEIEGVEDLKGKRVAVNLGSNYEQLLRELPYADEIDIRTYDSNIEQDTALGRVDAFVMDRVSASQVIQERSLPLQLAGEPFSSIRNALPFRDTEADRALRDRVDEALATLRENGTLASISERWFGTDITRP